A window from Drosophila kikkawai strain 14028-0561.14 chromosome 2L, DkikHiC1v2, whole genome shotgun sequence encodes these proteins:
- the mim gene encoding AF4/FMR2 family member lilli isoform X10 — translation MDLSLERDSSALGSLFQQIINDMKNTSPLWEDFVAKAGKLHTCLRAAIQAIAAYLDAFQKIADAATNSRGASKEIGTALTRVCLRHKAVETRLKTFTSAIMDCLVQPLQDRIEDWKRTVATIDKDHAKEYKRCRSELKKRSSDTLRLQKKARKGQTDGLQSLMDSHMQDVTQRRAELEEVEKKSLRAAMVEERLRYCSFVHMLQPVVHEECEVMSELGHLQEAMQSIALVTKEPTVLPQASEELIHDAKASINLYPESPGGGSGSQGGGCSNSLGSRKSSVCSISSMNSSGSSNSPGHHHYPRSLSQFVTPAIRLKPGESSDSGFSSSPALTTTQTSNATNQTANVSTWPPHSQDVVDTLPPTADRPHTISTAYEKGHQRPPLTVYTFQNPETIPESGTGLNNGSPANGQPSPGQTTPATQKSPAATLSRPPLPVRCSSLERPLSAQSNHRQGSGSNLLQRQCPSPIPAHITKELSAAHHAQQQQQQQQQQPPQTPPTYVNMSELANMAALKLTNHQQQQQQKSATPPLRQQSSIDSISSQHSNDSSGSHQLLQQQQPHLQQQQSSQSNHHSATATRSHSISSTASSLHSHPSIDSTVACSSLVGQHHHSTSTNTNTTSPSSGSSTPQNHYSPLLTNSPTSTAAGTPSGSSIGTGTGLGFVYQVSSPTPPASEVLKITEQAAAGTVSENGAEETDERSRASVLQKASMFEKAAAAAAISPPAPISVTSPAPVVAAPAVPAGGTSGGRRSEAEQQEMDKSFEDSIQALNNLIGELDSFQREIDEGKGKQQQMSNISNNNMTTSSQSSSDNNNLPAATIITTTTSGLIEPCAISNQTNSSGCGTDISDTTSDELVGEGDDGDARRRDLDRDRDLLGASDSELSRCYVSETSSLTGGLTAGGYENPTFAHFVANANRGEDAVSLASDSVCLGQPRHAYVDTCSDSGSAVVVIYDHQIPITPDIEFVKQNSEIVMLRTKDPQPHSLQLHEMRELQQLPANLTGSPDSSPDSAGGQAPPPPATATVAPAKQRLSSFRATSEQQLQLLGRGSPQRGGAAGGGGTRIARRSSINQAKPPPPVRRSSSVTPSPASVGQQHQYQPQQQQHHSYQLSSSSEHLPPPPAFMLDAHSMPNSPPPTAMPSSALKVSETVRALAAMRHQPASPVSLRRMQQQQQQQHLQQQQYLQQQQQQPLLQSVHNSPLTDDLSYDAYYDSYLDLHAYAQQQQQQQAQLYHSQLQQHHQPLQQPPLYQAPPPADATFRTSSPAAGGGGGGIYAQPKLVNSMSSFRTSSPSPNGHAHAHPLPPTQPKANPNLIAQLNARLNSKQQQHQPGVEGIYGNQQQQPGGGGESIYMRSGLSMSQPQQQQHNDGKSEQMQMQQQQQQQHRIYASFGTTSSSSPSSSSANSTTQPSSILTPAPSSFNALPHFPLSSSTSSLLSKVSSFSNSSPSASSSPMMAAANSHYQPPQPPTASSSGGGAVANNKDFGIYSSSFNKNSAAAPSPNMRQAHPHPQQHHQQQQHYTCPPPLEDPPPPPIYSAGSSATMPKKMARPHVGPPHSAYAAASATATLPKNMLQQQQQRLHHQQYQQPTGMGNGTGHVSSQRPQLPLPQQKLRAAQQQHLAEQQQHQHQLQQQHQQQLQQQHQRQPPIPSRHSSVQQKIFVSTNPFIQTTAVKFHSPSASPTCGSPVTGSGSGSGSLASIYATTARGSHAQQQHYYRDVAGGGNSNGGAAYYNHNAHHAHAHVPTHHPNYATSTNIEKTGSIRAKTKAEFLENLNAKLAKQGMSGRAFAVRNLINSKALMYQNPQNLSRPSAQYRRPPTYPSTTATTTATNATCCDEQC, via the exons AATACTTCACCGCTGTGGGAGGATTTCGTAGCAAAGGCCGGAAAACTGCACACATGCTTGAG GGCCGCCATCCAAGCAATCGCCGCCTATTTGGATGCCTTCCAGAAGATAGCCGATGCGGCGACCAATTCAAGAG GCGCCTCCAAAGAGATTGGCACTGCCCTGACCCGCGTCTGCCTTCGCCACAAGGCGGTCGAGACGCGCCTAAAGACCTTCACCAGCGCCATTATGGATTGCCTAGTGCAGCCACTGCAGGACAGGATCGAGGACTGGAAGCGAACGGTGGCCACCATTGACAAAGACCACGCCAAAGAATACAAGCGCTGTCGCAGTGAGCTGAAGAAGCGCTCCAGCGATACACTGCGCCTGCAGAAGAAGGCGCGCAAAGGCCAGACAGACGGACTGCAATCGCTGATGGACTCCCACATGCAGGACGTTACCCAGCGCCGGGCTGAGCTGGAGGAGGTGGAGAAGAAGTCGCTGCGCGCGGCCATGGTCGAGGAGCGATTGCGCTATTGCAGCTTTGTTCACATGCTGCAGCCGGTGGTGCACGAGGAGTGCGAGGTCATGTCCGAATTGGGTCATCTTCAG GAGGCCATGCAGTCGATTGCCCTGGTAACCAAGGAGCCCACTGTCCTGCCCCAGGCCTCCGAAGAGCTAATCCACGATGCCAAGGCCAGTATCAATCTGTACCCAGAGTCTCCGGGAGGTGGCTCCGGCTCTCAGGGCGGCGGCTGCTCAAACTCGCTTGGTTCCCGAAAGAGTTCCGTCTGCTCCATCAGCAGCATGAACAGCAGCGGATCCAGCAATTCTCCCGGCCATCACCACTATCCACGCTCTCTGTCGCAG tttgtaACGCCCGCAATTCGCTTGAAACCTGGTGAATCCAGTGATAGTGGCTTTAGCTCATCGCCAGCTCTAACAACAACACag ACTTCAAATGCAACGAATCAGACGGCTAATGTCTCCACTTGGCCGCCACATTCCCAGGACGTGGTGGACACTCTCCCACCGACTGCCGATCGTCCGCATACCATTTCGACGGCTTATGAGAAGGGTCACCAGCGTCCGCCGCTGACTGTCTACACGTTCCAGAACCCGGAGACCATTCCCGAATCTGGCACTGGCCTTAATAACGGTTCACCTGCCAATGGACAGCCGTCGCCGGGACAGACTACTCCGGCCACTCAAAAGTCGCCGGCTGCCACTCTTAGTCGTCCGCCGTTGCCAGTT CGCTGCTCGTCGCTTGAGCGACCGCTGTCGGCGCAAAGCAACCATCGCCAGGGAAGCGGAAGCAATCTGCTGCAGCGCCAATGCCCCTCGCCGATTCCAGCTCATATCACGAAAG AGCTGTCCGCAGCGCATCacgcacagcagcagcagcagcagcaacagcaacagccgcCACAGACGCCGCCCACCTATGTCAACATGTCCGAACTGGCCAACATGGCGGCTTTGAAACTGACtaaccaccagcagcagcagcagcaaaagtcCGCAACACCGCCGTTGCGGCAGCAGAGCTCCATTGACTCGATCAGCTCGCAGCATTCCAACGACTCCTCGGGCTCGCATCAGCTgctccaacagcagcagccgcacttgcagcaacagcagtcaTCGCAGTCGAATCACCACTCCGCCACAGCCACACGCTCCCATTCCATATCCTCGACGGCCTCCTCGCTGCACTCGCATCCGTCGATCGACTCGACGGTCGCTTGCAGCTCGCTGGTGGGCCAGCACCACCACAGCACCAGCACCAACACGAACACCACCTCGCCGTCCAGTGGCAGCTCCACGCCACAGAACCATTACTCGCCCCTGCTAACCAACTCCCCTACGTCCACTGCCGCAGGTACtcccagcggcagcagcattGGCACGGGCACAGGCCTGGGATTTGTCTACCAGGTCAGCTCACCCACTCCGCCGGCGAGTGAGGTTCTAAAGATCACCGAGCAGGCGGCAGCTGGCACTGTTTCTGAGAATGGAGCCGAGGAAACGGATGAGCGTTCGCGGGCCTCGGTTCTGCAAAAGGCATCCATGTTCGAgaaggcggcagcagcagccgctaTTTCGCCACCAGCTCCGATTTCGGTGACTTCTCCGGCACCTGTGGTTGCTGCACCAGCGGTCCCGGCAGGCGGAACCAGCGGAGGACGACGATCCGAGGCGGAGCAGCAGGAAATGG ACAAGTCTTTCGAAGATTCAATACAAGCACTAAATAATCTAATTGGCGAACTAGACTCGTTCCAACGCGAGATCGATGAGGGCAAgggcaagcagcagcagatgagCAACataagcaacaacaatatgaCAACGAGCAGCCAGagcagcagcgacaacaacaacctgCCTGCCGCCACCATCattaccaccaccaccagcggccTCATCGAGCCATGCGCCATCAGCAATCAGACAAACTCCAGCGGCTGCGGCACGGACATATCGGACACCACCTCCGACGAACTGGTCGGCGAGGGCGACGATGGCGATGCCAGGAGGCGGGATCTCGACCGGGACCGGGACCTACTGGGCGCCAGCGATTCGGAGCTGAGTCGCTGCTATGTGAGCGAGACGAGTTCGCTGACCGGCGGCCTGACGGCTGGCGGCTACGAGAACCCCACATTCGCGCACTTCGTGGCCAATGCGAACCGAGGCGAGGATGCCGTTTCGCTGGCCTCGGACAGCGTCTGCCTGGGGCAGCCTCGGCATGCCTACGTGGACACCTGCAGCGACAGCGGCAGTGCCGTTGTGGTGATCTACGACCACCAGATTCCCATTACGCCGGACATTGAGTTTGTGAAGCAGAACTCGGAGATTGTCATGTTGCGGACCAAGGATCCGCAGCCCCACTCGTTGCAGCTGCACGAGATGCGCGAGCTGCAGCAATTGCCGGCCAATTTGACCGGATCGCCGGACTCATCACCGGACTCGGCCGGCGGCCAGgccccgccgccgccggctaCAGCAACTGTGGCGCCCGCCAAGCAGCGACTCTCTTCGTTTCGCGCCACCAGCGAGCAGCAATTGCAGCTCCTCGGACGCGGCAGTCCTCAAAGAG GAGGAGCAGCCGGCGGTGGAGGTACGCGAATCGCAAGGCGTTCGTCCATCAATCAGGCCAAGCCACCGCCGCCAGTCAGACGCAGCTCATCGGTGACACCCAGTCCCGCCTCGGTCGGG cagcagcaccaataccaaccgcagcagcagcagcaccataGCTACCAACTAAGCAGCTCCAGCGAGCACTTGCCACCACCGCCGGCGTTTATGCTGGACGCCCACTCCATGCCCAACTCGCCACCGCCAACGGCGATGCCTAGCTCAGCGCTTAAGGTGTCCGAGACGGTGAGAGCGTTGGCTGCCATGCGCCACCAACCAGCCTCGCCAGTGTCACTTAGACGcatgcaacagcagcagcaacaacagcacctacagcagcagcaatatctgcagcagcagcagcagcaacctcTATTGCAG TCTGTGCACAACTCCCCCCTGACCGATGACTTGAGCTATGACGCCTACTATGACTCCTACTTGGATCTGCACGCCTAtgctcagcagcagcagcagcagcaggcacagcTTTACCACAGccaactgcagcagcatcaccaaCCACTGCAACAGCCGCCTCTCTACCAAGCTCCGCCGCCAGCCGATGCC ACGTTCCGCACTTCGTCACCAGCCGCGGGCGGAGGGGGCGGAGGCATATACGCCCAGCCCAAGCTGGTCAATAGCATGTCCAGCTTCCGCACCAGCAGCCCCAGTCCGAATGGACACGCTCACGCTCACCCACTGCCGCCAACGCAGCCCAAGGCGAACCCGAATCTAATTGCACAGCTCAATGCACGACTCAacagcaagcagcagcagcaccagcctGGGGTCGAGGGGATCTACggcaaccagcagcagcagcccggaggaggaggagagtcGATCTATATGCGGAGTGGCCTGTCCATGTCGcagccgcaacagcagcaacacaatGACGGTAAATCagagcaaatgcaaatgcagcagcagcagcagcagcagcatagaATTTACGCTAGTTTCGGCACCACATCATcttcatcaccatcatcatcatcggccAACAGCACCACTCAGCCATCCTCCATTCTAACACCGGCCCCCTCTTCTTTCAATGCATTGCCTCACTTTCCCCTGTCTTCATCCACATCTTCGTTGCTCTCCAAAGTCAGCTCATTCTCGAACTCTTCTCCATCTGCATCCTCGTCACCGATGATGGCAGCGGCCAACTCGCATTATCAGCCGCCTCAGCCGCCGACAGCATCCTCCTCGGGAGGTGGAGCAGTCGCAAACAACAAAGATTTTGGCATCTACTCAAGTTcatttaacaaaaattcagCAGCTGCGCCCTCGCCGAACATGCGACAGGCCCATCCACATCCACAAcagcatcatcagcagcagcagcactatACTTGCCCGCCTCCATTGGAGgatcctccgccgccgcccatCTACTCAGCCGGCTCGTCGGCCACAATGCCGAAAAAAATGGCCCGTCCCCATGTTGGTCCGCCTCACAGCGCATATGCAGCAGCCTCGGCAACGGCCACGCTGCCCAAGAACAtgctgcagcaacagcagcagcggctacACCATCAGCAATATCAACAGCCGACAGGCATGGGCAATGGCACAGGTCACGTCAGCAGTCAGCGTCCGCAGTTGCCGCTACCCCAGCAAAAGCTGCGGgcagcacagcagcaacatttggcagaacagcagcaacatcagcatcagttgcagcagcaacatcagcagcagttgcagcagcaacatcaaagACAGCCACCCATACCGTCACGCCACTCGAGTGTGCAGCAAAAGATATTCGTCTCGACGAATCCATTCATACAGACGACGGCCGTCAAGTTTCACTCGCCCTCGGCCTCGCCCACTTGCGGGTCTCCAGTGACTGGATCTGGATCTGGGTCTGGGTCCTTGGCCAGCATTTATGCCACAACCGCGCGTGGCAGCcatgcccagcagcagcactatTATCGCGATGTCGCTGGTGGGGGCAACAGCAACGGCGGCGCTGCCTACTACAACCACAATGCCCAtcatgcccatgcccatgtCCCGACACATCATCCAA ACTATGCCACAAGCACAAATATCGAAAAGACTGGCAGCATTCGGGCCAAGACCAAGGCCGAATTCCTCGAGAATCTCAACGCGAAACTGGCCAAGCAGGGAATGTCTGGACGAGCATTTGCCGTGCGAAATCTCATCAACAGCAAGGCCCTG ATGTATCAGAATCCGCAAAATCTATCGCGACCCAGTGCACAATACCGTAGACCACCCACCTATCCCAGCACCACAGCCACAACCACAGCCACCAATGCCACTTGCTGCGATGAGCAGTGCTAG
- the mim gene encoding pneumococcal serine-rich repeat protein isoform X11 gives MDLSLERDSSALGSLFQQIINDMKNTSPLWEDFVAKAGKLHTCLRAAIQAIAAYLDAFQKIADAATNSRGASKEIGTALTRVCLRHKAVETRLKTFTSAIMDCLVQPLQDRIEDWKRTVATIDKDHAKEYKRCRSELKKRSSDTLRLQKKARKGQTDGLQSLMDSHMQDVTQRRAELEEVEKKSLRAAMVEERLRYCSFVHMLQPVVHEECEVMSELGHLQEAMQSIALVTKEPTVLPQASEELIHDAKASINLYPESPGGGSGSQGGGCSNSLGSRKSSVCSISSMNSSGSSNSPGHHHYPRSLSQFVTPAIRLKPGESSDSGFSSSPALTTTQTSNATNQTANVSTWPPHSQDVVDTLPPTADRPHTISTAYEKGHQRPPLTVYTFQNPETIPESGTGLNNGSPANGQPSPGQTTPATQKSPAATLSRPPLPVRCSSLERPLSAQSNHRQGSGSNLLQRQCPSPIPAHITKELSAAHHAQQQQQQQQQQPPQTPPTYVNMSELANMAALKLTNHQQQQQQKSATPPLRQQSSIDSISSQHSNDSSGSHQLLQQQQPHLQQQQSSQSNHHSATATRSHSISSTASSLHSHPSIDSTVACSSLVGQHHHSTSTNTNTTSPSSGSSTPQNHYSPLLTNSPTSTAAGTPSGSSIGTGTGLGFVYQVSSPTPPASEVLKITEQAAAGTVSENGAEETDERSRASVLQKASMFEKAAAAAAISPPAPISVTSPAPVVAAPAVPAGGTSGGRRSEAEQQEMDKSFEDSIQALNNLIGELDSFQREIDEGKGKQQQMSNISNNNMTTSSQSSSDNNNLPAATIITTTTSGLIEPCAISNQTNSSGCGTDISDTTSDELVGEGDDGDARRRDLDRDRDLLGASDSELSRCYVSETSSLTGGLTAGGYENPTFAHFVANANRGEDAVSLASDSVCLGQPRHAYVDTCSDSGSAVVVIYDHQIPITPDIEFVKQNSEIVMLRTKDPQPHSLQLHEMRELQQLPANLTGSPDSSPDSAGGQAPPPPATATVAPAKQRLSSFRATSEQQLQLLGRGSPQRGKVAPTEQAQQRGTQKPLPAGASPLAQQQSSDTDGQQLVDPARRQLPPKPTSLTLFNGPQAPSVSDRPLVPRKSDFKSDLDAKIRRQKQKVQQQLQQQQQQQQQAAQQQKPHSPQSPQTRNCNVTNKPAKANVTASASAPASPASASASASATVSVSDPYPNLTHRMPNQIIAEASPALLSPSSPRGHLPLSSSSSSSSQSFPLPAATQSSPSSNALPSMLPASDRPPPPPAHPYTCSNAPANPIHLANSNTNANANAHLKPCITPRPASLSGGAAGGGGTRIARRSSINQAKPPPPVRRSSSVTPSPASVGTFRTSSPAAGGGGGGIYAQPKLVNSMSSFRTSSPSPNGHAHAHPLPPTQPKANPNLIAQLNARLNSKQQQHQPGVEGIYGNQQQQPGGGGESIYMRSGLSMSQPQQQQHNDAAAPSPNMRQAHPHPQQHHQQQQHYTCPPPLEDPPPPPIYSAGSSATMPKKMARPHVGPPHSAYAAASATATLPKNMLQQQQQRLHHQQYQQPTGMGNGTGHVSSQRPQLPLPQQKLRAAQQQHLAEQQQHQHQLQQQHQQQLQQQHQRQPPIPSRHSSVQQKIFVSTNPFIQTTAVKFHSPSASPTCGSPVTGSGSGSGSLASIYATTARGSHAQQQHYYRDVAGGGNSNGGAAYYNHNAHHAHAHVPTHHPNYATSTNIEKTGSIRAKTKAEFLENLNAKLAKQGMSGRAFAVRNLINSKALMYQNPQNLSRPSAQYRRPPTYPSTTATTTATNATCCDEQC, from the exons AATACTTCACCGCTGTGGGAGGATTTCGTAGCAAAGGCCGGAAAACTGCACACATGCTTGAG GGCCGCCATCCAAGCAATCGCCGCCTATTTGGATGCCTTCCAGAAGATAGCCGATGCGGCGACCAATTCAAGAG GCGCCTCCAAAGAGATTGGCACTGCCCTGACCCGCGTCTGCCTTCGCCACAAGGCGGTCGAGACGCGCCTAAAGACCTTCACCAGCGCCATTATGGATTGCCTAGTGCAGCCACTGCAGGACAGGATCGAGGACTGGAAGCGAACGGTGGCCACCATTGACAAAGACCACGCCAAAGAATACAAGCGCTGTCGCAGTGAGCTGAAGAAGCGCTCCAGCGATACACTGCGCCTGCAGAAGAAGGCGCGCAAAGGCCAGACAGACGGACTGCAATCGCTGATGGACTCCCACATGCAGGACGTTACCCAGCGCCGGGCTGAGCTGGAGGAGGTGGAGAAGAAGTCGCTGCGCGCGGCCATGGTCGAGGAGCGATTGCGCTATTGCAGCTTTGTTCACATGCTGCAGCCGGTGGTGCACGAGGAGTGCGAGGTCATGTCCGAATTGGGTCATCTTCAG GAGGCCATGCAGTCGATTGCCCTGGTAACCAAGGAGCCCACTGTCCTGCCCCAGGCCTCCGAAGAGCTAATCCACGATGCCAAGGCCAGTATCAATCTGTACCCAGAGTCTCCGGGAGGTGGCTCCGGCTCTCAGGGCGGCGGCTGCTCAAACTCGCTTGGTTCCCGAAAGAGTTCCGTCTGCTCCATCAGCAGCATGAACAGCAGCGGATCCAGCAATTCTCCCGGCCATCACCACTATCCACGCTCTCTGTCGCAG tttgtaACGCCCGCAATTCGCTTGAAACCTGGTGAATCCAGTGATAGTGGCTTTAGCTCATCGCCAGCTCTAACAACAACACag ACTTCAAATGCAACGAATCAGACGGCTAATGTCTCCACTTGGCCGCCACATTCCCAGGACGTGGTGGACACTCTCCCACCGACTGCCGATCGTCCGCATACCATTTCGACGGCTTATGAGAAGGGTCACCAGCGTCCGCCGCTGACTGTCTACACGTTCCAGAACCCGGAGACCATTCCCGAATCTGGCACTGGCCTTAATAACGGTTCACCTGCCAATGGACAGCCGTCGCCGGGACAGACTACTCCGGCCACTCAAAAGTCGCCGGCTGCCACTCTTAGTCGTCCGCCGTTGCCAGTT CGCTGCTCGTCGCTTGAGCGACCGCTGTCGGCGCAAAGCAACCATCGCCAGGGAAGCGGAAGCAATCTGCTGCAGCGCCAATGCCCCTCGCCGATTCCAGCTCATATCACGAAAG AGCTGTCCGCAGCGCATCacgcacagcagcagcagcagcagcaacagcaacagccgcCACAGACGCCGCCCACCTATGTCAACATGTCCGAACTGGCCAACATGGCGGCTTTGAAACTGACtaaccaccagcagcagcagcagcaaaagtcCGCAACACCGCCGTTGCGGCAGCAGAGCTCCATTGACTCGATCAGCTCGCAGCATTCCAACGACTCCTCGGGCTCGCATCAGCTgctccaacagcagcagccgcacttgcagcaacagcagtcaTCGCAGTCGAATCACCACTCCGCCACAGCCACACGCTCCCATTCCATATCCTCGACGGCCTCCTCGCTGCACTCGCATCCGTCGATCGACTCGACGGTCGCTTGCAGCTCGCTGGTGGGCCAGCACCACCACAGCACCAGCACCAACACGAACACCACCTCGCCGTCCAGTGGCAGCTCCACGCCACAGAACCATTACTCGCCCCTGCTAACCAACTCCCCTACGTCCACTGCCGCAGGTACtcccagcggcagcagcattGGCACGGGCACAGGCCTGGGATTTGTCTACCAGGTCAGCTCACCCACTCCGCCGGCGAGTGAGGTTCTAAAGATCACCGAGCAGGCGGCAGCTGGCACTGTTTCTGAGAATGGAGCCGAGGAAACGGATGAGCGTTCGCGGGCCTCGGTTCTGCAAAAGGCATCCATGTTCGAgaaggcggcagcagcagccgctaTTTCGCCACCAGCTCCGATTTCGGTGACTTCTCCGGCACCTGTGGTTGCTGCACCAGCGGTCCCGGCAGGCGGAACCAGCGGAGGACGACGATCCGAGGCGGAGCAGCAGGAAATGG ACAAGTCTTTCGAAGATTCAATACAAGCACTAAATAATCTAATTGGCGAACTAGACTCGTTCCAACGCGAGATCGATGAGGGCAAgggcaagcagcagcagatgagCAACataagcaacaacaatatgaCAACGAGCAGCCAGagcagcagcgacaacaacaacctgCCTGCCGCCACCATCattaccaccaccaccagcggccTCATCGAGCCATGCGCCATCAGCAATCAGACAAACTCCAGCGGCTGCGGCACGGACATATCGGACACCACCTCCGACGAACTGGTCGGCGAGGGCGACGATGGCGATGCCAGGAGGCGGGATCTCGACCGGGACCGGGACCTACTGGGCGCCAGCGATTCGGAGCTGAGTCGCTGCTATGTGAGCGAGACGAGTTCGCTGACCGGCGGCCTGACGGCTGGCGGCTACGAGAACCCCACATTCGCGCACTTCGTGGCCAATGCGAACCGAGGCGAGGATGCCGTTTCGCTGGCCTCGGACAGCGTCTGCCTGGGGCAGCCTCGGCATGCCTACGTGGACACCTGCAGCGACAGCGGCAGTGCCGTTGTGGTGATCTACGACCACCAGATTCCCATTACGCCGGACATTGAGTTTGTGAAGCAGAACTCGGAGATTGTCATGTTGCGGACCAAGGATCCGCAGCCCCACTCGTTGCAGCTGCACGAGATGCGCGAGCTGCAGCAATTGCCGGCCAATTTGACCGGATCGCCGGACTCATCACCGGACTCGGCCGGCGGCCAGgccccgccgccgccggctaCAGCAACTGTGGCGCCCGCCAAGCAGCGACTCTCTTCGTTTCGCGCCACCAGCGAGCAGCAATTGCAGCTCCTCGGACGCGGCAGTCCTCAAAGAGGTAAAGTGGCACCCACTGAGCAGGCACAACAGAGAGGGACCCAGAAACCGCTCCCCGCAGGAGCTTCCCCGCTAGCACAGCAGCAGTCCAGTGATACCGATGGCCAGCAGCTCGTAGATCCTGCGAGGCGGCAACTACCGCCGAAACCGACCAGCTTGACCCTTTTCAATGGCCCCCAAGCTCCCAGTGTGAGCGATAGGCCCTTGGTGCCCCGCAAGTCGGACTTTAAGTCCGATTTAGATGCGAAAATTCGCAGGCAAAAGCAGAAGGTTCAACAGcaattgcagcagcagcaacagcaacagcagcaggcggcacaacaacaaaagccacACTCACCACAGTCGCCCCAAACCAGAAACTGTAATGTCACTAATAAACCAGCCAAAGCCAATGTTACAGCATCCGCATCTGCACCTGCATCACCGGCATccgcatctgcatctgcatctgcaacAGTATCAGTATCAGATCCGTATCCAAACCTGACTCATAGAATGCCAAATCAAATAATAGCAGAAGCCAGTCCGGCATTGTTATCACCATCATCACCTCGCGGCCACCTGCCATTATCAtcatcctcgtcgtcgtcatcgcaATCATTTCCATTGCCAGCAGCCACACaatcatcaccatcatcaaACGCTCTGCCATCGATGTTGCCCGCCAGTGACCGACCACCACCGCCACCCGCCCATCCATACACGTGCTCCAATGCCCCAGCCAATCCAATCCATCTCGCCAATAGCAATaccaatgccaatgccaatgcccATCTCAAGCCGTGCATTACGCCCCGGCCGGCCTCGTTGTCGG GAGGAGCAGCCGGCGGTGGAGGTACGCGAATCGCAAGGCGTTCGTCCATCAATCAGGCCAAGCCACCGCCGCCAGTCAGACGCAGCTCATCGGTGACACCCAGTCCCGCCTCGGTCGGG ACGTTCCGCACTTCGTCACCAGCCGCGGGCGGAGGGGGCGGAGGCATATACGCCCAGCCCAAGCTGGTCAATAGCATGTCCAGCTTCCGCACCAGCAGCCCCAGTCCGAATGGACACGCTCACGCTCACCCACTGCCGCCAACGCAGCCCAAGGCGAACCCGAATCTAATTGCACAGCTCAATGCACGACTCAacagcaagcagcagcagcaccagcctGGGGTCGAGGGGATCTACggcaaccagcagcagcagcccggaggaggaggagagtcGATCTATATGCGGAGTGGCCTGTCCATGTCGcagccgcaacagcagcaacacaatGACG CAGCTGCGCCCTCGCCGAACATGCGACAGGCCCATCCACATCCACAAcagcatcatcagcagcagcagcactatACTTGCCCGCCTCCATTGGAGgatcctccgccgccgcccatCTACTCAGCCGGCTCGTCGGCCACAATGCCGAAAAAAATGGCCCGTCCCCATGTTGGTCCGCCTCACAGCGCATATGCAGCAGCCTCGGCAACGGCCACGCTGCCCAAGAACAtgctgcagcaacagcagcagcggctacACCATCAGCAATATCAACAGCCGACAGGCATGGGCAATGGCACAGGTCACGTCAGCAGTCAGCGTCCGCAGTTGCCGCTACCCCAGCAAAAGCTGCGGgcagcacagcagcaacatttggcagaacagcagcaacatcagcatcagttgcagcagcaacatcagcagcagttgcagcagcaacatcaaagACAGCCACCCATACCGTCACGCCACTCGAGTGTGCAGCAAAAGATATTCGTCTCGACGAATCCATTCATACAGACGACGGCCGTCAAGTTTCACTCGCCCTCGGCCTCGCCCACTTGCGGGTCTCCAGTGACTGGATCTGGATCTGGGTCTGGGTCCTTGGCCAGCATTTATGCCACAACCGCGCGTGGCAGCcatgcccagcagcagcactatTATCGCGATGTCGCTGGTGGGGGCAACAGCAACGGCGGCGCTGCCTACTACAACCACAATGCCCAtcatgcccatgcccatgtCCCGACACATCATCCAA ACTATGCCACAAGCACAAATATCGAAAAGACTGGCAGCATTCGGGCCAAGACCAAGGCCGAATTCCTCGAGAATCTCAACGCGAAACTGGCCAAGCAGGGAATGTCTGGACGAGCATTTGCCGTGCGAAATCTCATCAACAGCAAGGCCCTG ATGTATCAGAATCCGCAAAATCTATCGCGACCCAGTGCACAATACCGTAGACCACCCACCTATCCCAGCACCACAGCCACAACCACAGCCACCAATGCCACTTGCTGCGATGAGCAGTGCTAG